From Thunnus albacares chromosome 22, fThuAlb1.1, whole genome shotgun sequence, the proteins below share one genomic window:
- the peli3 gene encoding E3 ubiquitin-protein ligase pellino homolog 1 isoform X4: protein MGRYSEPQLWPVGMVLEGSSEALCPPPSLELRPSCNKSQPSPPLGSSSQPHDGVFPEDKEPVKYGELIVLGHNGSLANGDKGRRRSRLALYKRPKANGVKPDVIHNVSTPLVSKALSNKSQHSISYTLSRSHSVIVEYTHDTNTDMFQIGRSTESMIDFVVTDTAGSSSGQGGGAAGEGGGGGQSAQSTISRYACRIMCERSAPYTARIYAAGFDSSKNIFLGERAAKWRTSDGLMDGLTTNGVLVMHPAGEFVSEPAPGVWREISVCGNVFALRETRSAQQRGKLVENESNTLQDGSLIDLCGATLLWRTPAGLRHTPTLKQLESLRQELNAARPQCPVGFNTLAFPSLAQREIVDKKQPWVYVNCGHVHGYHNWGYRKEKGPAGPGGTAPASTGERECPMCRRVGPYVPLWLGCEGGLYLDAGPPTHAFCPCGHVCSEKTVVGWSQIPLPHGTHAFHAACPFCGTWLTGEQGHIKLIFQGPVD, encoded by the exons CAGCGAGCCCCAGTTGTGGCCGGTGGGCATGGTTTTGGAGGGTAGCTCAGAGGCGCTGTGTCCCCCCCCATCTCTGGAGCTGCGCCCGTCCTGCAACAAGAGCCAGCCCTCGCCTCCTCTGGGCTCAAGCTCACAACCCCACGACGGAGTCTTCCCCGAGGACAAGGAGCCCGTCAAATACGGCGAGCTCATCGTCTTAGG GCACAATGGGTCGCTGGCCAATGGGGACAAGGGTCGCAGAAGAAGTCGCCTGGCTCTTTATAAGAGACCCAAAGCCAACGGGGTCAAGCCTGATGTTATCCACAATGTCTCAACTCCTCTGGTGTCAAAG GCACTCAGCAACAAAAGCCAGCACAGCATCTCCTACACACTGTCACGGAGCCACTCTGTCATTGTGGAGTACACCCATGACACCAACACAGACATGTTTCAG ATTGGCCGGTCCACAGAGAGCATGATCGACTTCGTGGTGACGGACACAGCGGGCAGCAGCAGTGGTCAGGGCGGGGGTGCGGCGGGGGAAGGTGGCGGTGGAGGCCAGTCGGCCCAGAGTACCATCTCCCGCTACGCCTGCCGCATCATGTGTGAGCGCAGTGCTCCCTACACCGCCCGCATCTATGCTGCCGGCTTCGACTCCTCCAAGAACATCTTCCTGGGG GAACGAGCTGCCAAATGGAGGACGTCGGATGGCTTGATGGACGGCCTGACTACCAATGGGGTGCTGGTGATGCATCCGGCGGGGGAGTTTGTGTCTGAGCCAGCTCCAGGCGTCTGGAGGGAAATCTCAGTTTGTGGCAACGTCTTCGCCCTGAGGGAGACCCGCTCAGCCCAGCAGAGGGGGAAATTG GTGGAAAATGAGTCAAACACCCTACAGGACGGTTCTCTGATTGATCTGTGTGGGGCCACCCTGCTCTGGCGGACCCCGGCAGGACTGCGTCACACCCCCACCCTCAAACAGCTGGAGTCCCTTCGCCAGGAGCTGAATGCCGCCCGGCCCCAGTGTCCTGTGGGCTTCAACACCCTGGCCTTCCCTAGCCTGGCCCAGCGCGAGATCGTCGACAAGAAGCAACCCTGGGTTTATGTCAACTGCGGGCATGTACACGGCTACCATAACTGGGGCTACCGCAAGGAGAAGGGCCCTGCTGGCCCCGGGGGCACAGCACCCGCCAGCACTGGGGAGAGGGAGTGCCCCATGTGTCGGCGAGTGGGCCCCTATGTGCCGCTGTGGTTGGGCTGTGAGGGAGGATTGTACCTGGACGCGGGGCCGCCCACTCACGCTTTCTGCCCCTGCGGCCACGTATGCTCAGAAAAGACAGTGGTGGGGTGGAGCCAGATCCCGTTACCCCACGGCACCCATGCCTTCCACGCTGCCTGCCCCTTCTGTGGTACTTGGTTGACAGGGGAGCAGGGCCACATCAAACTCATCTTCCAGGGCCCCGTCGACTGA
- the peli3 gene encoding E3 ubiquitin-protein ligase pellino homolog 1 isoform X2 encodes MSSEPQLWPVGMVLEGSSEALCPPPSLELRPSCNKSQPSPPLGSSSQPHDGVFPEDKEPVKYGELIVLGHNGSLANGDKGRRRSRLALYKRPKANGVKPDVIHNVSTPLVSKALSNKSQHSISYTLSRSHSVIVEYTHDTNTDMFQIGRSTESMIDFVVTDTAGSSSGQGGGAAGEGGGGGQSAQSTISRYACRIMCERSAPYTARIYAAGFDSSKNIFLGERAAKWRTSDGLMDGLTTNGVLVMHPAGEFVSEPAPGVWREISVCGNVFALRETRSAQQRGKLVLPTTKLLSGCCVIPSSKWKHLVENESNTLQDGSLIDLCGATLLWRTPAGLRHTPTLKQLESLRQELNAARPQCPVGFNTLAFPSLAQREIVDKKQPWVYVNCGHVHGYHNWGYRKEKGPAGPGGTAPASTGERECPMCRRVGPYVPLWLGCEGGLYLDAGPPTHAFCPCGHVCSEKTVVGWSQIPLPHGTHAFHAACPFCGTWLTGEQGHIKLIFQGPVD; translated from the exons CAGCGAGCCCCAGTTGTGGCCGGTGGGCATGGTTTTGGAGGGTAGCTCAGAGGCGCTGTGTCCCCCCCCATCTCTGGAGCTGCGCCCGTCCTGCAACAAGAGCCAGCCCTCGCCTCCTCTGGGCTCAAGCTCACAACCCCACGACGGAGTCTTCCCCGAGGACAAGGAGCCCGTCAAATACGGCGAGCTCATCGTCTTAGG GCACAATGGGTCGCTGGCCAATGGGGACAAGGGTCGCAGAAGAAGTCGCCTGGCTCTTTATAAGAGACCCAAAGCCAACGGGGTCAAGCCTGATGTTATCCACAATGTCTCAACTCCTCTGGTGTCAAAG GCACTCAGCAACAAAAGCCAGCACAGCATCTCCTACACACTGTCACGGAGCCACTCTGTCATTGTGGAGTACACCCATGACACCAACACAGACATGTTTCAG ATTGGCCGGTCCACAGAGAGCATGATCGACTTCGTGGTGACGGACACAGCGGGCAGCAGCAGTGGTCAGGGCGGGGGTGCGGCGGGGGAAGGTGGCGGTGGAGGCCAGTCGGCCCAGAGTACCATCTCCCGCTACGCCTGCCGCATCATGTGTGAGCGCAGTGCTCCCTACACCGCCCGCATCTATGCTGCCGGCTTCGACTCCTCCAAGAACATCTTCCTGGGG GAACGAGCTGCCAAATGGAGGACGTCGGATGGCTTGATGGACGGCCTGACTACCAATGGGGTGCTGGTGATGCATCCGGCGGGGGAGTTTGTGTCTGAGCCAGCTCCAGGCGTCTGGAGGGAAATCTCAGTTTGTGGCAACGTCTTCGCCCTGAGGGAGACCCGCTCAGCCCAGCAGAGGGGGAAATTG GTGTTGCCAACCACCAAGTTACTGTCTGGATGCTGCGTCATACCTTCCAGTAAATGGAAACATTTG GTGGAAAATGAGTCAAACACCCTACAGGACGGTTCTCTGATTGATCTGTGTGGGGCCACCCTGCTCTGGCGGACCCCGGCAGGACTGCGTCACACCCCCACCCTCAAACAGCTGGAGTCCCTTCGCCAGGAGCTGAATGCCGCCCGGCCCCAGTGTCCTGTGGGCTTCAACACCCTGGCCTTCCCTAGCCTGGCCCAGCGCGAGATCGTCGACAAGAAGCAACCCTGGGTTTATGTCAACTGCGGGCATGTACACGGCTACCATAACTGGGGCTACCGCAAGGAGAAGGGCCCTGCTGGCCCCGGGGGCACAGCACCCGCCAGCACTGGGGAGAGGGAGTGCCCCATGTGTCGGCGAGTGGGCCCCTATGTGCCGCTGTGGTTGGGCTGTGAGGGAGGATTGTACCTGGACGCGGGGCCGCCCACTCACGCTTTCTGCCCCTGCGGCCACGTATGCTCAGAAAAGACAGTGGTGGGGTGGAGCCAGATCCCGTTACCCCACGGCACCCATGCCTTCCACGCTGCCTGCCCCTTCTGTGGTACTTGGTTGACAGGGGAGCAGGGCCACATCAAACTCATCTTCCAGGGCCCCGTCGACTGA
- the peli3 gene encoding E3 ubiquitin-protein ligase pellino homolog 1 isoform X3: MVLEGSSEALCPPPSLELRPSCNKSQPSPPLGSSSQPHDGVFPEDKEPVKYGELIVLGHNGSLANGDKGRRRSRLALYKRPKANGVKPDVIHNVSTPLVSKALSNKSQHSISYTLSRSHSVIVEYTHDTNTDMFQIGRSTESMIDFVVTDTAGSSSGQGGGAAGEGGGGGQSAQSTISRYACRIMCERSAPYTARIYAAGFDSSKNIFLGERAAKWRTSDGLMDGLTTNGVLVMHPAGEFVSEPAPGVWREISVCGNVFALRETRSAQQRGKLVLPTTKLLSGCCVIPSSKWKHLVENESNTLQDGSLIDLCGATLLWRTPAGLRHTPTLKQLESLRQELNAARPQCPVGFNTLAFPSLAQREIVDKKQPWVYVNCGHVHGYHNWGYRKEKGPAGPGGTAPASTGERECPMCRRVGPYVPLWLGCEGGLYLDAGPPTHAFCPCGHVCSEKTVVGWSQIPLPHGTHAFHAACPFCGTWLTGEQGHIKLIFQGPVD; encoded by the exons ATGGTTTTGGAGGGTAGCTCAGAGGCGCTGTGTCCCCCCCCATCTCTGGAGCTGCGCCCGTCCTGCAACAAGAGCCAGCCCTCGCCTCCTCTGGGCTCAAGCTCACAACCCCACGACGGAGTCTTCCCCGAGGACAAGGAGCCCGTCAAATACGGCGAGCTCATCGTCTTAGG GCACAATGGGTCGCTGGCCAATGGGGACAAGGGTCGCAGAAGAAGTCGCCTGGCTCTTTATAAGAGACCCAAAGCCAACGGGGTCAAGCCTGATGTTATCCACAATGTCTCAACTCCTCTGGTGTCAAAG GCACTCAGCAACAAAAGCCAGCACAGCATCTCCTACACACTGTCACGGAGCCACTCTGTCATTGTGGAGTACACCCATGACACCAACACAGACATGTTTCAG ATTGGCCGGTCCACAGAGAGCATGATCGACTTCGTGGTGACGGACACAGCGGGCAGCAGCAGTGGTCAGGGCGGGGGTGCGGCGGGGGAAGGTGGCGGTGGAGGCCAGTCGGCCCAGAGTACCATCTCCCGCTACGCCTGCCGCATCATGTGTGAGCGCAGTGCTCCCTACACCGCCCGCATCTATGCTGCCGGCTTCGACTCCTCCAAGAACATCTTCCTGGGG GAACGAGCTGCCAAATGGAGGACGTCGGATGGCTTGATGGACGGCCTGACTACCAATGGGGTGCTGGTGATGCATCCGGCGGGGGAGTTTGTGTCTGAGCCAGCTCCAGGCGTCTGGAGGGAAATCTCAGTTTGTGGCAACGTCTTCGCCCTGAGGGAGACCCGCTCAGCCCAGCAGAGGGGGAAATTG GTGTTGCCAACCACCAAGTTACTGTCTGGATGCTGCGTCATACCTTCCAGTAAATGGAAACATTTG GTGGAAAATGAGTCAAACACCCTACAGGACGGTTCTCTGATTGATCTGTGTGGGGCCACCCTGCTCTGGCGGACCCCGGCAGGACTGCGTCACACCCCCACCCTCAAACAGCTGGAGTCCCTTCGCCAGGAGCTGAATGCCGCCCGGCCCCAGTGTCCTGTGGGCTTCAACACCCTGGCCTTCCCTAGCCTGGCCCAGCGCGAGATCGTCGACAAGAAGCAACCCTGGGTTTATGTCAACTGCGGGCATGTACACGGCTACCATAACTGGGGCTACCGCAAGGAGAAGGGCCCTGCTGGCCCCGGGGGCACAGCACCCGCCAGCACTGGGGAGAGGGAGTGCCCCATGTGTCGGCGAGTGGGCCCCTATGTGCCGCTGTGGTTGGGCTGTGAGGGAGGATTGTACCTGGACGCGGGGCCGCCCACTCACGCTTTCTGCCCCTGCGGCCACGTATGCTCAGAAAAGACAGTGGTGGGGTGGAGCCAGATCCCGTTACCCCACGGCACCCATGCCTTCCACGCTGCCTGCCCCTTCTGTGGTACTTGGTTGACAGGGGAGCAGGGCCACATCAAACTCATCTTCCAGGGCCCCGTCGACTGA
- the peli3 gene encoding E3 ubiquitin-protein ligase pellino homolog 1 isoform X1 gives MGRYSEPQLWPVGMVLEGSSEALCPPPSLELRPSCNKSQPSPPLGSSSQPHDGVFPEDKEPVKYGELIVLGHNGSLANGDKGRRRSRLALYKRPKANGVKPDVIHNVSTPLVSKALSNKSQHSISYTLSRSHSVIVEYTHDTNTDMFQIGRSTESMIDFVVTDTAGSSSGQGGGAAGEGGGGGQSAQSTISRYACRIMCERSAPYTARIYAAGFDSSKNIFLGERAAKWRTSDGLMDGLTTNGVLVMHPAGEFVSEPAPGVWREISVCGNVFALRETRSAQQRGKLVLPTTKLLSGCCVIPSSKWKHLVENESNTLQDGSLIDLCGATLLWRTPAGLRHTPTLKQLESLRQELNAARPQCPVGFNTLAFPSLAQREIVDKKQPWVYVNCGHVHGYHNWGYRKEKGPAGPGGTAPASTGERECPMCRRVGPYVPLWLGCEGGLYLDAGPPTHAFCPCGHVCSEKTVVGWSQIPLPHGTHAFHAACPFCGTWLTGEQGHIKLIFQGPVD, from the exons CAGCGAGCCCCAGTTGTGGCCGGTGGGCATGGTTTTGGAGGGTAGCTCAGAGGCGCTGTGTCCCCCCCCATCTCTGGAGCTGCGCCCGTCCTGCAACAAGAGCCAGCCCTCGCCTCCTCTGGGCTCAAGCTCACAACCCCACGACGGAGTCTTCCCCGAGGACAAGGAGCCCGTCAAATACGGCGAGCTCATCGTCTTAGG GCACAATGGGTCGCTGGCCAATGGGGACAAGGGTCGCAGAAGAAGTCGCCTGGCTCTTTATAAGAGACCCAAAGCCAACGGGGTCAAGCCTGATGTTATCCACAATGTCTCAACTCCTCTGGTGTCAAAG GCACTCAGCAACAAAAGCCAGCACAGCATCTCCTACACACTGTCACGGAGCCACTCTGTCATTGTGGAGTACACCCATGACACCAACACAGACATGTTTCAG ATTGGCCGGTCCACAGAGAGCATGATCGACTTCGTGGTGACGGACACAGCGGGCAGCAGCAGTGGTCAGGGCGGGGGTGCGGCGGGGGAAGGTGGCGGTGGAGGCCAGTCGGCCCAGAGTACCATCTCCCGCTACGCCTGCCGCATCATGTGTGAGCGCAGTGCTCCCTACACCGCCCGCATCTATGCTGCCGGCTTCGACTCCTCCAAGAACATCTTCCTGGGG GAACGAGCTGCCAAATGGAGGACGTCGGATGGCTTGATGGACGGCCTGACTACCAATGGGGTGCTGGTGATGCATCCGGCGGGGGAGTTTGTGTCTGAGCCAGCTCCAGGCGTCTGGAGGGAAATCTCAGTTTGTGGCAACGTCTTCGCCCTGAGGGAGACCCGCTCAGCCCAGCAGAGGGGGAAATTG GTGTTGCCAACCACCAAGTTACTGTCTGGATGCTGCGTCATACCTTCCAGTAAATGGAAACATTTG GTGGAAAATGAGTCAAACACCCTACAGGACGGTTCTCTGATTGATCTGTGTGGGGCCACCCTGCTCTGGCGGACCCCGGCAGGACTGCGTCACACCCCCACCCTCAAACAGCTGGAGTCCCTTCGCCAGGAGCTGAATGCCGCCCGGCCCCAGTGTCCTGTGGGCTTCAACACCCTGGCCTTCCCTAGCCTGGCCCAGCGCGAGATCGTCGACAAGAAGCAACCCTGGGTTTATGTCAACTGCGGGCATGTACACGGCTACCATAACTGGGGCTACCGCAAGGAGAAGGGCCCTGCTGGCCCCGGGGGCACAGCACCCGCCAGCACTGGGGAGAGGGAGTGCCCCATGTGTCGGCGAGTGGGCCCCTATGTGCCGCTGTGGTTGGGCTGTGAGGGAGGATTGTACCTGGACGCGGGGCCGCCCACTCACGCTTTCTGCCCCTGCGGCCACGTATGCTCAGAAAAGACAGTGGTGGGGTGGAGCCAGATCCCGTTACCCCACGGCACCCATGCCTTCCACGCTGCCTGCCCCTTCTGTGGTACTTGGTTGACAGGGGAGCAGGGCCACATCAAACTCATCTTCCAGGGCCCCGTCGACTGA